One part of the Podarcis muralis chromosome 3, rPodMur119.hap1.1, whole genome shotgun sequence genome encodes these proteins:
- the LOC114593437 gene encoding serine protease 55-like isoform X1 gives MADQHGYLSVTGIMLIQVIGSLGHSPGVHCLIFVDALPLFPLSPSPSDLHVVVALNGHELERMKLDRVLIHEDFDCTNLNNDVALLLLASPVEFGEERTPICLPLLQDLGAWQDCWAATWRSTTPGDENTPTRVLKKTEMSLVGGETCSKSVQGLTEGMLCAVSDEGGKETCKDDSGAPLVCTSGEDRRWFVVGLGSHGEACEGKGSPAVYTVVFSYLNWIEEVTAEEGKPFIPEGVDVVVADSEIPPPGLAEFEEVTAEEEKPLIPEGVDVVITHPEFPVPGLADSPFLSTPCAVASVLMSMLFRLL, from the exons atggcagaccaacacggctacctatctgtaactggaattatGCTAATTCAAGTCATTGGTTCGTTGGGACACAGCCCTGGGGTTCATTGTTTGATCTTTGTTGATGCCCTGCCTCTGTTTCCTTTGTCCCCAAGTCCTTCAGATCTCCATGTGGTGGTGGCTTTGAATGGACATGAACTGGAGAGAATGAAGTTGGACAGGGTGCTCATCCACGAGGACTTTGACTGTACAAACCTGAACAACGACGTTGCTTTGCTCCTGCTGGCCTCCCCAGTAGAGTTCGGTGAAGAGAGGACTCCCATTTGCCTGCCCTTGCTACAGGACCTTGGAGCGTGGCAAGACTGCTGGGCTGCAACTTGGAGATCCACCACGCCTG GCGACGAGAACACACCGACCAGAGTGCTAAAGAAAACGGAAATGTCTCTGGTCGGCGGGGAGACCTGTTCCAAGAGCGTACAAGGGCTGACGGAGGGCATGCTGTGCGCCGTCTCTGacgaaggagggaaggagaccTGCAAG GATGACAGCGGGGCTCCTTTGGTTTGCACTTCCGGAGAAGACAGGAGATGGTTTGTGGTTGGACTAGGCAGTCATGGGGAGGCCTGCGAAGGAAAGGGCAGTCCCGCTGTCTACACTGTGGTTTTCAGCTACCTCAACTGGATAGAAGAGGTTACGGCCGAGGAAGGGAAACCATTTATCCCCGAAGGAGTGGACGTCGTCGTAGCCGATTCCGAAATCCCTCCTCCCGGTTTGGCTGAGTTCGAAGAGGTAACAGCTGAGGAAGAAAAACCATTAATCCCTGAAGGGGTGGACGTTGTCATAACTCATCCTGAATTCCCCGTTCCCGGTTTGGCTGACTCTCCCTTCCTTTCCACCCCCTGTGCCGTTGCTTCTGTTCTGATGTCGATGCTTTTCCGTTTATTGTAA
- the LOC114593437 gene encoding serine protease 55-like isoform X2, which translates to MKLDRVLIHEDFDCTNLNNDVALLLLASPVEFGEERTPICLPLLQDLGAWQDCWAATWRSTTPGDENTPTRVLKKTEMSLVGGETCSKSVQGLTEGMLCAVSDEGGKETCKDDSGAPLVCTSGEDRRWFVVGLGSHGEACEGKGSPAVYTVVFSYLNWIEEVTAEEGKPFIPEGVDVVVADSEIPPPGLAEFEEVTAEEEKPLIPEGVDVVITHPEFPVPGLADSPFLSTPCAVASVLMSMLFRLL; encoded by the exons ATGAAGTTGGACAGGGTGCTCATCCACGAGGACTTTGACTGTACAAACCTGAACAACGACGTTGCTTTGCTCCTGCTGGCCTCCCCAGTAGAGTTCGGTGAAGAGAGGACTCCCATTTGCCTGCCCTTGCTACAGGACCTTGGAGCGTGGCAAGACTGCTGGGCTGCAACTTGGAGATCCACCACGCCTG GCGACGAGAACACACCGACCAGAGTGCTAAAGAAAACGGAAATGTCTCTGGTCGGCGGGGAGACCTGTTCCAAGAGCGTACAAGGGCTGACGGAGGGCATGCTGTGCGCCGTCTCTGacgaaggagggaaggagaccTGCAAG GATGACAGCGGGGCTCCTTTGGTTTGCACTTCCGGAGAAGACAGGAGATGGTTTGTGGTTGGACTAGGCAGTCATGGGGAGGCCTGCGAAGGAAAGGGCAGTCCCGCTGTCTACACTGTGGTTTTCAGCTACCTCAACTGGATAGAAGAGGTTACGGCCGAGGAAGGGAAACCATTTATCCCCGAAGGAGTGGACGTCGTCGTAGCCGATTCCGAAATCCCTCCTCCCGGTTTGGCTGAGTTCGAAGAGGTAACAGCTGAGGAAGAAAAACCATTAATCCCTGAAGGGGTGGACGTTGTCATAACTCATCCTGAATTCCCCGTTCCCGGTTTGGCTGACTCTCCCTTCCTTTCCACCCCCTGTGCCGTTGCTTCTGTTCTGATGTCGATGCTTTTCCGTTTATTGTAA